The sequence TAGAGCTCGTAGGCTTATCTGATCGCAAGACCCATCTACCCAAGGAACTCTCTGGCGGGCAAATGCAACGTGTAGCGATAGCTAGAGCCCTGATCAACAAGCCAAAGATTGTGATCGCAGATGAACCCACTGGCAATTTAGATAGCAAGAATGCCGAATCGGTAATGCATCTTCTGGATAACATTCGGACCAGATATAATAGTTCTGTACTAGTAGTAACACATGATCACAAGATATCTCAGATGGCTGATCGAGTATTAACCCTCGAAGACGGGAGGATAAAATAATGAAAGTCTCAGATTATACCCTGCTAGCTTATACCAAGATTAAGACCCGCAAACTCCGCTCAGTCCTGACAATGATCTCGATGGCAATAGTCTTTACTGGACTCATTACTGCTAGCTTCGCCTACAATGGAGGGCTAAATGCGATGCGTGATGCCTCTCCTGCTAATCTAAAAGATAAATATATACTGGCTCAAGATGATATCAAGGTAATATATGACCCAACTAACCAGCCAGATAACATGAATAACACCTCGCCTAAGACAACAGTTACCGAGCCAAATAGTATCATCAGTAATTTTGGCCAAGAATATGGCATCAAGGCAGTTTATGAGGGATTTGGTACACCAGATGAAGTAATGACTAATGATGAGGTTTCTTGCTATGATGACTCTTCGTGGGCTACCACATGCGTTGATACTACCTATGTAATGAGTGCCAAAATGTTTGAATACTACACTACCAAAGCACTCGATCAATCAGCAGGTGTCTATAATGTATTGGTCAGTGATACCTATGCTCGCTACTTAGCTAAACAAGATTTCAAAGAAGGTGATGATGATTATGCCAAGATGGCAAAACAAACCAAATCAATCCAAGCAGTACTTGGCAATAATTTTGAACTTAAAATCACTGTTGATGCTTATCAGTACCCAGAAGGTCTGCCAATCTCCGCCGAAGATGAGCCTCCAGAACCTGAAACTAGACCGATATCTGTTAATGTAGTAGGTATAGTACCGTCACCCAGTCTGATCAATGAGATTGCTGGCATCTTTAGCTATAATAATGGGCGATCTTCAGGAGTTTATTTCTCAGATCAAAACTACCCAAGCTCTATTAACTTGGCCGAAGTCAAAAATGGTAACTTTGGCTCCTATACACTGTTCCCTGAATTTGACAATATTTCCAATATGCAACGCTATATAGCTGAGCAAAAATGTAATGAGAGTGCCTATTCTGGACCAGACGCCTGTTGGGCTCCTGAAGGGACCAAGCCCTATATCAATTATTTCAACACCTACGATCTGGCCTTTATCGAGACTGGCAAACAAGTATTGAGCTTTGCCAGGATAGTCTTAGGCATCGTAGCAATTGGTGTAGCTTTTAGCATTGCCTCTACTACTAGCAAGGTGATTTTGGACTCTCGTAAAGAAATCGGAGTCTTCCGAGCAATCGGTGCCAAACGTCGACAAATATCTGGCATTTATAATGTCTATATTGCTATGCTTGTGATCTCTGCGCTGATGATTGCCCTAGTAATAGCCAGATTGATTATTGGATTTCTCGATATCAAATATGCTGATAAGCTCTCGACTCAGATTGCTCTATTCAATGCTAGCCCAGATCCGCATGGGCATTTCAGCTTCTTTGGTATTGATTTATATCAGCTACTCTTGATCGGGATATTTGCAATCCTGATCGGACTGATCGGTGCTAGCTTCCCTGTCCTCAGATCACTCAAGAAAGATACTCTTCGCTACTTGCGCGAAGACTAAATAAACACACCTGGCTACCTACCCCTTGACAAGTCATCAAGGTCCCAAATATCGCGGACAGTCCGCGATATTCCGTATCTGATAGATCAGCAAAAGTCGCGGACAGTCCGCGACAAAAAATGTGGTATAGTAATTAGCTTCATAATGATTACCGCGGTGATATTACTAGGCTTAATTTATAACCTAGTAATCCTTTAAACTCTATGGAACAATACAATAAGATGGATAGATTAATAATCAGGCATGGCGTATCAGAAGCCAATAACCGAAACAACTTGGGGACTCTGGCTTTTGCCAGCAAAGAGGCACCTCTGATGCCCGTGGGTATTGAGCAGGCACAAAAACTCGGAGTAATATTGCGTCAAAAGTATCCGGCAGATACACTAGACACTGCTATTGCCTGCTCAGAGCTTTTGCGAGCACAACAAACAGCGCAAGAGGCAGGTTTTAGCCAAATCATACCC comes from Candidatus Saccharibacteria bacterium and encodes:
- a CDS encoding ABC transporter permease: MKVSDYTLLAYTKIKTRKLRSVLTMISMAIVFTGLITASFAYNGGLNAMRDASPANLKDKYILAQDDIKVIYDPTNQPDNMNNTSPKTTVTEPNSIISNFGQEYGIKAVYEGFGTPDEVMTNDEVSCYDDSSWATTCVDTTYVMSAKMFEYYTTKALDQSAGVYNVLVSDTYARYLAKQDFKEGDDDYAKMAKQTKSIQAVLGNNFELKITVDAYQYPEGLPISAEDEPPEPETRPISVNVVGIVPSPSLINEIAGIFSYNNGRSSGVYFSDQNYPSSINLAEVKNGNFGSYTLFPEFDNISNMQRYIAEQKCNESAYSGPDACWAPEGTKPYINYFNTYDLAFIETGKQVLSFARIVLGIVAIGVAFSIASTTSKVILDSRKEIGVFRAIGAKRRQISGIYNVYIAMLVISALMIALVIARLIIGFLDIKYADKLSTQIALFNASPDPHGHFSFFGIDLYQLLLIGIFAILIGLIGASFPVLRSLKKDTLRYLRED